AACCGAATATGCTTCACTGAATGAAGCAATCAAAGACGGAGAAATTTCGTGGAACAAAAAAATAAGTTTTAAGGACGGAGTTGTTCCCACAGTGATGATGGGCGGAAAACCGGTGCCCTTCAAGTCGACATCATCTGATGGTTATGAATTTGAATTTACATACGGCCAGTATGATTACAGTATAAAATTTGACTTTGCTGAATCGAGTGCGAATGTTGAATTTGGCATTACAAAAAAGCTTGTGAATCCGATTACAGCCAGGTTTACCGCCAAAGGTACAATTAACAACTTCAATTCTGAAACAGATATGAAGTTTGAAAACAGTACGCTTACTTCCTTTGATCAAAAGAATGCAAATATTTCCGGCGACCTTACATTGAATCTTACAGTGGCCGGATCGGGAAGTGATGCGCTCACTTTCGACTTTCCGGTCGTCCTTTTGAAATATCCTTTGATGGTTGGGCCTATACCTGTGGTGATTAACGTAAAAGTTCTGTTTGTGGTGAATTGCGTGGTTCCTGTAGACGGTTCATCGCAGGTTGAAGCCAAATTCAGTTACAATTCAACCACAGGAGTGAAATATAATGGCAGTGATGTAAGTGCCGATGCCACAATCGGTGATTATACAATTGGTAAGAAGCTGAACCAGACCGGTGCATCTTCAGCCATTGCAGCCAATTTCGGACTTGCATTTCCGAGGCTTGAACTGGAGTTGTTCGGGGAAGTAATTGTGCCTTATATCCAGACTGCTTTTCTGATCGGAGGAGACTATACTTTCACCCCGGCCTGCCAGCAGGCAAAGGCACAGTTCATAGGAGCGTGCGGGGTTGATTTATCCTTCCTTGGATTTGGCTACAGCGCCAAGAAAACACTGTGGCAGGAGGAAAAGATACTGCTGCAATCAGGGGATTGCGCGAAATAGTTAAAACCTGTAAACCAGCCCAAACCCGGCTGAAGTGCCATTATACCGGAGACCAGCTGAAAGCCCGTCCAGTTTCTTTTTATACTGGATTACCTTTCGTTTGCCTATTGATTTCAATATGGAGCCTCCGATTATCATGTCAATGCCGAAACCGGTTCCATATACACCTACATAATACAGAGGATCAGCGGTATAATCATATTCGTAACCATGTTCTACCGATAATATCGAATATATAGAGCCAATACCTACCAGGGTTGTAACTGTGCCGGCGAATTGCAGGACCGTGCCTGTTTTCTTCATTTTTGTATAAGACAGGATTTTATGCTGGTAAAGTACCTGTGGATCAGTGTTCCGCTCAACAACCTGGGCTTGAATCTCGGATGCAAAAACAAAAAGCAGAACTATAAAGAATAGAGGTTTAATAAAATGGGGTTTATAACCCGTTTTACGGATAAAACCGATAGCGGTTACAAGAGTATTTACGATTTACGATTTACGATTTACGATTTACGATTTACGATTTACGATTTACGATAAGAATGAGTGATTGGTGACTGGAGATTGGTGACTGGTGACTGGTGACTGGTGACTGGTGACTGTGTCCCTAACGTCCCTAAGGTCCCTGGACTGATCACAAATCAATGATTACCTTTTACTGACCATATCCTCATCTCTACCCCATCCGCATTACCTGTTGAAGAACTTACATTTACTGAATCAAGACTTTCACGGGGAAAAATAAGATCCGTAATCACGTACACGCCGCCATTAAAGAACAGTTCGGCAGAACACCGATCGATATACAGATCCAGGGTGAATAGCCCGGATCCGGTGCCTGTAAATACACTATGAACATTTGATGCAAAAAGTGTATCGAAATCCGAGATTCCTGCTGTTCTCCGGTCAAGCCACAACTCACCGGTGCCTGAATCAAAGCCTGCAATCAATTTCTGTCCTTTTTTGTTGGAAACGGTGAGTATGATTTGTTCCGGTTTATCGCCCCCGGCCTTCACACGTATGTGTGATGCCTGCAATTGCCGGTTCTCAATTACAAGGCTGTCAGCTTTTTCGAATTCCCTGACAGGTGCACTTTTCAGCAAATATTCATCTTTATTCAGTACAAGCGAAAGCTCCCTTGGAATGGTCATTGCACTTCTCCAAGGGTGTGTCGGAACTTTCTGTGCATAGGCCCAGTTGCTCATCCATCCCAGAAAGATCCTGCGGTCACCTGTATTCGACCATGTCACACCGGCATAATTGTCCATCCCGTAATCAACCCATTTTACATTGGATTCTTCCCATGTAAAACGGTGACCGTCAAAATTACCTATAAAGTATTGAGTTCCGGATCCGCCATTCGGAGCACCGGGATTAATGCTTACAAGCAGAACCCATTTTTTTACAGCTTCTTTACCGGCAACCGGTAATTCAAACAAATCGGGGCATTCCCACACACCGCCGTGTGCGCCGACTGCCTGGCCGAATTCACTTTCAAATTTCCAGTGAAGCAAATCAGGTGACGAATAAAATTGTACCCTGTCTGCAGCAGCAAGGGTCATAATCCAAACCTTTGAGGGTTCATACCAGGTAACCTTCGGATCACGGAAATCCCTGATCCCGGGATTGCGGACCACAGGATTGCCGGGGTACTTTGTCCATGT
The Bacteroidales bacterium genome window above contains:
- a CDS encoding glycoside hydrolase family 32 protein, with protein sequence MKLSSILLFSILVLAACNRQLSVTSSSEPFRPLYHFTPDSGWMNDPNGLVYYDGEYHLFYQYYPDSTVWGPMHWGHAVSTDMVHWNHLPIALYPDSLGYIFSGSAVMDLQNTSGLGDSLNPAMVAIYAYHNQKLADEGRNDFQYQGLAYSTDKGRTWTKYPGNPVVRNPGIRDFRDPKVTWYEPSKVWIMTLAAADRVQFYSSPDLLHWKFESEFGQAVGAHGGVWECPDLFELPVAGKEAVKKWVLLVSINPGAPNGGSGTQYFIGNFDGHRFTWEESNVKWVDYGMDNYAGVTWSNTGDRRIFLGWMSNWAYAQKVPTHPWRSAMTIPRELSLVLNKDEYLLKSAPVREFEKADSLVIENRQLQASHIRVKAGGDKPEQIILTVSNKKGQKLIAGFDSGTGELWLDRRTAGISDFDTLFASNVHSVFTGTGSGLFTLDLYIDRCSAELFFNGGVYVITDLIFPRESLDSVNVSSSTGNADGVEMRIWSVKGNH